The Chanos chanos chromosome 6, fChaCha1.1, whole genome shotgun sequence genome includes a region encoding these proteins:
- the dharma gene encoding dharma, whose translation MDTSKFSNFTIDHILRETVQRPTAVGKICPAPKPREGPPFYFHKNGYFWHADFMPVVPGQQMGLYACLTDLSRLTCCGSIGYQANVNKYYFPCQQSVSDESGWQTGQSRISQTSEPRQRSRVRTVFTESQKKRLDRLFALTDYPSVEARAELAKSTGLSEEAVRVWFKNRRARRKRQKATKSKSAGSYPRGMRSQYLMETCSKDFLTSKTTP comes from the exons ATGGATACCTCGAAGTTTTCCAACTTCACCATTGATCATATTTTGCGGGAAACGGTTCAGCGTCCTACGGCGGTGGGTAAGATTTGCCCTGCTCCCAAACCCAGAGAGGGGCCTCCATTCTACTTTCACAAAAACGGATATTTTTGGCACGCCGACTTTATGCCTGTTGTTCCCGGGCAGCAGATGGGACTCTACGCCTGCCTAACCGATCTAAGTAGGCTCACCTGCTGTGGATCCATCGGTTATCAAGCGAACGTCAATAAGTATTACTTCCCATGTCAACAGAGTGTCAGCGATGAGTCAG GATGGCAAACAGGGCAGAGCCGGATCTCGCAAACATCAGAGCCGAGGCAGCGGAGCAGAGTCAGAACTGTATTTACAGAAAGTCAGAAAAAACGGCTTGATCGTCTCTTCGCCTTGACTGACTACCCCAGCGTAGAGGCACGTGCAGAATTAGCCAAGAGCACCGGTCTTAGTGAGGAGGCTGTAAGG GTCTGGTTCAAGAATCGGCGAGCTCGACGGAAGAGACAGAAAGCCACAAAGAGCAAGAGCGCAGGCTCATACCCTAGGGGGATGCGCTCTCAATATTTGATGGAAACCTGTTCGAAGGATTTCTTAACATCAAAAACAACTCCATAA